In the Campylobacter sp. RM6914 genome, one interval contains:
- a CDS encoding DMT family transporter, whose protein sequence is MKNLVFVTFLWAFSFSLIGEFLAGKIDSYFSVFVRVALAALVFLPFTKFRGIKPSFALSIMAIGAVQIGVMYLFYYNSFLYLSVPEVALFTIFTPFYVTLVYDAFNRKFKKLYLVSVGIAVFGAFIIKYGAINDGFLTGFLLVQGANICFGAGQSAYKILLEKNTIEQKGIFGYFHFGAFFVTLLAFLVFGNFSRITPDLTQSAVLIWLGVVASGVGYYLWNKGATQVDSGVLAIMNNALIPAAIIVNLLFWYKQTDLLRLVVGGVILFASLAVHKRIIKFYENHEVKTV, encoded by the coding sequence TTGAAAAATTTAGTTTTTGTAACTTTTTTGTGGGCGTTTAGTTTTAGTCTTATAGGTGAATTTTTAGCTGGCAAGATCGATAGTTATTTTAGTGTTTTTGTGAGAGTAGCACTTGCGGCGTTGGTGTTTTTGCCATTTACTAAATTTAGAGGGATTAAGCCTAGTTTTGCATTAAGTATCATGGCGATAGGTGCCGTGCAGATCGGCGTAATGTATCTTTTTTACTATAACTCTTTTTTGTATCTTTCGGTGCCCGAAGTCGCCCTTTTTACAATATTTACACCATTTTATGTAACGCTTGTGTATGATGCGTTTAACCGTAAATTTAAAAAGCTTTATCTAGTGAGTGTTGGCATTGCAGTATTTGGAGCATTTATCATAAAATACGGCGCTATAAATGATGGATTTTTAACGGGATTTTTATTGGTTCAAGGAGCAAATATTTGCTTTGGAGCAGGGCAGAGTGCGTATAAAATTTTACTTGAGAAAAACACCATAGAGCAAAAAGGAATTTTTGGATATTTTCATTTTGGAGCGTTTTTTGTCACGTTGCTGGCGTTTTTGGTGTTTGGAAATTTTAGCCGTATAACTCCTGACTTAACTCAAAGCGCCGTTCTTATATGGCTAGGTGTCGTGGCTAGTGGAGTTGGGTATTATCTATGGAATAAAGGAGCAACGCAGGTTGATAGCGGAGTTTTGGCTATCATGAACAACGCGTTAATTCCCGCTGCTATCATTGTAAATTTGTTATTTTGGTATAAGCAAACTGACCTTTTACGCCTTGTGGTTGGAGGAGTGATCCTTTTTGCCTCGCTCGCTGTGCATAAGCGAATAATCAAATTTTATGAAAACCACGAAGTAAAAACAGTTTAA
- a CDS encoding metallophosphoesterase, with protein MQENIYVIGDVHGCYKTLLALIDKFPNGLNSRICFVGDVIDRGENSAEVIELILQNGYDCVLGNHEFRLLKFSDEFLKGKELLNEPWFYKNGGAQTFASYQNKQKLKEKHLKFMRSLPVYIEYKNLKTSDQRKLVVSHSAVGKMWNSRKDKSLKDDFRKHVISGRDDTFENAKIFNVYGHTPLKDPDITNFSANIDLGCVYKQGANPRLCAIEFPSMKIFTQENIES; from the coding sequence ATGCAAGAAAACATCTATGTCATCGGCGACGTTCACGGTTGCTATAAAACCCTACTTGCACTTATAGACAAATTTCCCAACGGACTAAATTCGCGTATTTGCTTTGTTGGAGACGTGATAGATAGAGGCGAAAATAGCGCCGAAGTCATAGAGCTTATTTTACAAAACGGCTATGACTGCGTCCTTGGCAACCACGAATTTAGGCTTCTTAAATTTAGCGATGAATTTTTAAAAGGCAAAGAGCTTTTAAATGAGCCTTGGTTTTATAAAAACGGTGGAGCACAGACCTTTGCTTCGTATCAAAACAAGCAAAAATTAAAAGAAAAACATCTTAAATTTATGCGTTCCTTACCAGTGTATATAGAGTATAAAAATTTAAAAACCTCGGATCAAAGAAAGCTTGTGGTGTCGCATTCTGCCGTAGGTAAAATGTGGAACAGTAGAAAAGATAAAAGCCTAAAAGATGATTTTAGAAAGCACGTCATATCAGGGCGTGACGATACTTTTGAAAATGCAAAAATTTTTAATGTCTACGGACATACTCCGCTTAAAGATCCTGATATAACAAATTTTAGTGCAAATATAGACCTTGGCTGTGTTTACAAGCAAGGAGCAAACCCGCGTCTTTGCGCGATCGAATTTCCAAGTATGAAAATTTTTACGCAAGAAAATATCGAAAGTTAG